A segment of the Marinobacter arenosus genome:
CCGGATCAAAGTAATCCAGGGCCCGGGTCATCAGCAGGTAGGTGTTGGCATCGAAGGTCTCGGAAAAACGCTCGCCCTGGTACCGCAAGTAGCTTTCCACCTGGAATTCGGCGTCGTACCCGAATTTGTAGGCCTGATCCCGCAGTTCCCGTCCGAATTTCTCGCCCATGGAGGCGTCCGACAGGTAGGTGATGTGCCCAACCATTCGGGCCAGCATCAGTCCGCGCCGGGGCACCACATCAAAATCGTAGTAGCGACCGCCATGGAATTCCCGGTCTGAGGTGATGGCCTGTCGGGCCACCTCGTTGAAGGCAATGTTCTGGGCCGTCAGTCTGGGTGTGGACGCAATCACCACCGAGTGTTTGAGTCGGTCCGGATAGTCCAGGCTCCACTGCAGCGCCTGCATTCCCCCCAGGGAACCGCCAACGACAGCCGCCCAACACTGGATGCCCAGGCGGTCGGCCAGCAGGGCCTGGCTCTTCACCCAGTCGCCCACGGTAATAACAGGGAAGTCCGGCCCGTAGGGCTTGCCGGTGGCCGGGTTGGTGCTGCTGGGGCCGGTGCTGCCGTGACAGCCGCCCAGGTTGTTGAGACTCACAACAAAAAAACGGTTGGTGTCGATGGGCTTGCCAGGCCCAATGCAGCTGTCCCACCAGCCGGGCTTGCGCTCATCCATGGCGTGGTAGCCGGCGGCGTGGTGATGCCCGCTGAGTGCGTGGCAGATGAGCACGGCGTTGCTGGCGTCTGCATTCAGTTCGCCGTAGGTTTCAACGACCAGGTCGTAACTGTCCAGCGCCTGACCGCAGGCCAGGTCTATGGGGGAATCAAAGTGATAAATCTGCGGGGAAACAATCCCGACAGAATCCGCGGGCAGGGAATCGGGCATTGGCGCGACAGGTTCCTGGTTCGATCCGTAAGTGTCTGGAACAGCAATGACGGAGCCATTGCCAGCCCAGCAGTTTAAAGCCGGGCCGTGATGGCTGCAACCGAAGGCGCAGGGAGGCGTCGGGGCTCAGACAGCCCCGGAGATATTGACGACTTTCTGCTGGATCAGGGTCGGAGCCGGTTTCCGGATCTGACGCTGCATGGCGTCGGCCAGTTCCAGTTGGCGGCGCAGGTCGGCAATGGTGTGATTCAGGCGCTCACGCTCCGCCCGGCCATCGCGGTCACTGCGCACCATGTCCCGCAGGCGCCGGATCTGGTGCTCGAGAAGCTGCTTCTGCTCCATGGAGTACTGCATGATGGGCAGCAGCGCTTCCTGGGGCCAGCGCTCGACGTCGGCTCGCACTCGGGCATGCAGCGTCCTGGCTTCGCCGACCATGACGTTGAAAAAGCGCCGAACCAGCATGGACTGTTCGGTCAGCAGGTTCTTGGGGCTGATGCGAAACCGCCGGGCTTTCTTGCGCAGTTCCCGGATGGCGATGACGTGCCGGCCTGAACGCAGCGGGATCGGCTCGAGGTGACGGGCTCGGGTGTCCTCGTTGTAGCGGCGGTAGATGGCGCCCACCATTTTCTCGGCCAGGTGCCCTTCGCTCAGCAAATTGGTCAGGTCGCTTTCCAACAGCTCGAAAAACTGGTCCATCGCGCGATTCATGCCGGCGGTGGTCCAGCTTTTGGACATGGACTTGCGAATCCGGTCGGCGTGGCCTTCGAACCGTTCCTCGCTGACCAGTTTTTTCAGCATGTCGCCCTGGGAGTCCATCAGGCGGCGGCTGGAACGGAGGGTGATCAGCTTCTTGTAGTAGAAGTCGTAATCCTTCTGGGCGCGATCGGCCAGACGGCTGAGGGCCTGCTTGTCCATGGTGACGCCGGAGCAGGCCTCGAGCTCTTCTTCAAGGGAGTCGAGCCGGGTTTGCATGGCCGCCTGGCTGTTCTGCAGCATACCCAGCAAGTCGTTGATCAGGCTCTGGGTGATCAGCTGTTCCTTGTGCAT
Coding sequences within it:
- the metX gene encoding homoserine O-succinyltransferase MetX, which gives rise to MPDSLPADSVGIVSPQIYHFDSPIDLACGQALDSYDLVVETYGELNADASNAVLICHALSGHHHAAGYHAMDERKPGWWDSCIGPGKPIDTNRFFVVSLNNLGGCHGSTGPSSTNPATGKPYGPDFPVITVGDWVKSQALLADRLGIQCWAAVVGGSLGGMQALQWSLDYPDRLKHSVVIASTPRLTAQNIAFNEVARQAITSDREFHGGRYYDFDVVPRRGLMLARMVGHITYLSDASMGEKFGRELRDQAYKFGYDAEFQVESYLRYQGERFSETFDANTYLLMTRALDYFDPAYDYGGDLSRALTGTQCEFLVLSFSTDWRFNPARSEEMVNAMIAARRKVSYSEIDAPWGHDAFLIPTPRYTDVFTAYMDRVAREVGA